The sequence GCTGCGACTGTGCTTGCGATTTCCGGCAGGGCCTGGAGATACAGCCAGGGAAAAATGCCGCGATCGTGGCCGTCGCTAAAGACCAGTTGCACGCCGTAACCCATCGGTTGGATTGTGGTTACAACCACATCTTTCGCGTGCGCGGTTTCACCGCCCGCGATACGCACACGACGGCATCCCGCGCACGGACATGCGTTGCGCAACGTGCGGTGTGCGATCCGCTGCGCGGCCCCGCCGGGCCAATGCAAAATCATGGCGTCGGCATTCAGTTCGACGCGGTTCGGTAGGTTCATCGGCTTGCGTCCTCGATCTGTTGAAGCGCGATTCGCACCGCTTTGCGCACATCGGGGTCCGCGTCGTTCAACGCATCGCGCAGGGCGGGCAGCGTCGCGGGTTCGCGCAATTCGCCCAGCGCCAGCGCGGCTTCCTTGCGCAGATTGCTGATCGGATTCGACAACAACGCTGCGATCGGCAACGCGGCGGCGCGTTCGCCCATTTGTCCCAGCGCACGGACGGCGCGCAGACGGACTTGCCAGTAGTCGTCAGCGAGTGCGGCGATCAGCGCGTCATGCACGTCATGCGCGGCGTTCGCGCGCAGTTTGCCGAGCGTCGTCGCGGTTTCTTCACGGACCTGCCAGATCGGATCGCCCAGTGCTTGCAGCAGCGCGGTCAGCGTCGCCGTGTGCGTGGCCGGCGCGAAGCCCAGCGCACCGACTGCCGCGCGACGGATATCCGCGTTGGTATCGCCGGTGACGGTCTCGGCAAGCGGCGCCAAAGCGCGTGCGTCTTTCAACCAGCCGAGCAGCACGACGGCTTCAGTGCGCACGCTGTCGTCGGTATGTTCGAGCGCTCGCAACGCGGGTTCCAGCGCGTCGGCATAACGCAGTTCGTGCAAGCCGCGCAACACGGCGGCCTGCACGAACGGCTCAGCGTGATCCGTCCAGCGGTGCAGTGCAGGACCGCACGCGTCGTCCTTCAATGCGGACAGACTCAGCGCGGCGGCCGCGCGTACGTCGTGGTCCGTGTCGAGCAACGCGTGGCAGAGCGCGTCGACGATCCACGCTTCTTCCCACGAACCCAGAACGCGGGCCGCTTCGCGCCTGACCTCGGCCGACACGTCATGGGCCAGCGCGTGCGCGATGAGCGGCAGCGTATCCGGTTCTTCGAGATCGGCGAGTTCGAGCAGCGCGATCCGGCGCACGACCGGATCGGTATCGGCGAGACGCGGCAGCCGCGCGGCGGCTTCGGGCGCCAGCGTGTCGGGATCGTGAGTCAGCAAAGTGGAATCGGTCATGAGCGGGGCGCCTAGCGAAGCAGATAAGGAATCTCGACCTTCACCGCGCCGGACGGGCAA is a genomic window of Paraburkholderia bryophila containing:
- a CDS encoding gamma-butyrobetaine hydroxylase-like domain-containing protein — translated: MNLPNRVELNADAMILHWPGGAAQRIAHRTLRNACPCAGCRRVRIAGGETAHAKDVVVTTIQPMGYGVQLVFSDGHDRGIFPWLYLQALPEIASTVAAAALTA
- a CDS encoding HEAT repeat domain-containing protein — protein: MTDSTLLTHDPDTLAPEAAARLPRLADTDPVVRRIALLELADLEEPDTLPLIAHALAHDVSAEVRREAARVLGSWEEAWIVDALCHALLDTDHDVRAAAALSLSALKDDACGPALHRWTDHAEPFVQAAVLRGLHELRYADALEPALRALEHTDDSVRTEAVVLLGWLKDARALAPLAETVTGDTNADIRRAAVGALGFAPATHTATLTALLQALGDPIWQVREETATTLGKLRANAAHDVHDALIAALADDYWQVRLRAVRALGQMGERAAALPIAALLSNPISNLRKEAALALGELREPATLPALRDALNDADPDVRKAVRIALQQIEDASR